One Polynucleobacter sp. SHI8 genomic window, TATTCGCAACTTGGGTATCATTTTGCGGAATATAGAGACTTAAATTTCCACCTAGAGAATTAATTTTTTCACGAATTTTTGCCAGATCAAATTTAGCATCGGCGTATTCAGCGTTATGTAAATCCTCTAAGCTTTGGATACGTAATTGGTATTCGAGTTGGTTGAGGCTGGCAACTTTGTCTTTATCGAATTGGTGGCTGATATAAATTAAGATTGGTTGCGTGAATAAGACCGTGAGTAGTAAATAAATAAATATATTAAAACGATTCGGCTCACTAGCAATGTCATCACTTTTTTGGGTTCCAAAATGCTCCCCGCGATTGGAGATTAAAAGACCTTGAATCGCAATAAAGCAAACCAACACTATGAGTCCCGCAATGATGGTTACGAGATATGATTGGGTAGTGATTTTAAAAAGATAGACTGCCGAGAGTGCACATAATATGCAACTGATAATAGACCAAAGACTGTATAGCTCAATCTTCCTGCGATCTGGCGCAGGAAGTTTAACGAGGTTTGAAATATCAAACCCGGAGAGCTTGGAAAAAAACATATCGACTTAAGTCAAATACATTAGACCTTTTTTGATGGAGCTAATTGCACGTATTTTTCCGGACTATTTGAAATGTCTTTACTCACGAGATTTTCAAACTGCTCCAAAGCTTGCGACGATAATCGTGCTTCGGAATTTAAATGGGCAATCGAAGACTTTAGAGATGCCTCTGCTTGATGAAATATCTCAATTTCTGCTTGTTGACCATAATTACCAGACATAGTAATGGCTTTTCTTTCAACGGCATATCTTGCAGCCACAATCTCTCTTTGGTTCTCAGTTAAATAGTGATAAGGGCCATTACGAATCATCAATTTATAAAGAATAGGGGCTATTTCAATAGAAAGTAAGAGCAGTGTTAATGCCCATGAAACGACAGGATAAGCTTCATGTGCCCACATAATTTGATTGACCAGACCATTGAGTTTCTCACCATTTGTATTGATTTCAGCTAGTTTTTTTGCGTGTTTTTTGTCAATGCCATCGATTTCATCTTTAAATTTATCCACTTCATCTTTATGCTGTTCATCCCAGGCTTTGATATCATCCGCTTTTTTCTGAGCTTGAGCTTCTAAGTTATCAGCATTTGCCATCCGTGCTTTATAGATAGGGCCTGTTCCGGAAACGCCATTACCATTTTTTCCGGAAGCCTCTTTATTGGCATCGACCCGTTCTTGAACAGCTTTATCTTGCAGTTCTTGTCTTTCTTTTTCAAATCGGACGCGATCAGCACTGACCGTGTCAAACTTTTCTTGAGAAATTTTATGCTCACTTTCATAGCGTTCATTTTCAATAGGAGTTCTATTTTGAATATACTCATCTTTTTTCTGTTGATAGATGGCTTCTAATTCGGATTTCATGATCCGAATTTCAAGCGGCTTGGATAAGGTAAAGCCAATAATCAAGGCCATGATTAAACGTGGAATCGCACCCGTGAACTCTTCCCATGTAATTTTTTCAGTACCATCACCATGACCTGTGGAGGAGACAATAAAGCGGTCGAGATTAAAAATAATCAATGCCCAAACAAAACCAAATGCAATAGACATAATAGAGGTAATCAGGCCGCTGATATTTGGATCTCTAAACACAATATAAAAGGCATAAGAGGAAGATATGAAGGCCAAAACCCCTGTTGCTAATACAACCCCACCAATACCTTCTTCTTTAATTCGTTCAGATTGCGGACAATGTTTTAATAATTGCAGATCAGCGCCTGCACAAAACCATAAAAACTTACTGATTTTGCTTTGATGTAACTCACCCTCATCCGGGTATCTATATTGGTCAATACTCTCAACAAGGCTCATTTCTAACTCCCTTTCTGATGTTGTTTATTCGATTTTGGTATAAATTTAATTTCTTGATAATTGATACTGGCTTTAAGAGGTGGGGCAGTAAAACGGTAAGTACTTAAATGTTCTTGCTTAACCGATTGGCGAAGCTGCATTTTGGGTGAAAAAATTCGGATTCTTGGAACCGTGATTTTGGCTGACAAACTTTTTGAGAAAACACTTTTTAAACCCTGCACTTGGCTCTTCAAGCGACTCAGCTTAGGTTGCGGCAAGGGTCCAACCTTTAAGACTGCAGGTTGGACGAGGGCAACATCAAGGTTGTTACTTGGAGATTGAATTTGCTGACGGATATGTCCAAAAAGATTTTTAAAACTAATCGTAATCGCTTGATTCTTTGGAACGTCTAATTCGTAAACACGTGATTTCCACCAAACCCATTGCGAGAATGGGATTGATTCATTTTCAAGCGTTGAGACCTTGAGTCGTCCCCAGCCTGATACTTGGACTTGTAAGCGCGTAAAAGGACCTGATCCCCTAACAATATGAGGAAAATCGATTGCAGTAATTTGAGGGCGAAAGTAGTTCATGGCTAATTATTGGGTCTTAAAGTTTGCGCATTGAATGTTTACCTCAACCCGGCGGTTGATGGAATTGGCGACGTCATTCGGAAGAATGGGTAAGCTATAGCCAAAGCCTCGAGTTTCAATTTTCTCGGCACTAATAAAATCGTTTTCGACTAAGTAAGTTTTAATGGCGTTGGTTCTTTCCACGCTCAGGTTAATGTTGTTCACATATCCATTCGGTGTTTCATCGCCAAGATCTTTACTGGTATATCCAGAGATAATAATTTTCTCAGGATTATATTGTTTCAAAATCATACCCAAGCGGTAAAGTTTGATATTGGTGTTGGGGTCGATGTCTGAACTATTAAAGGCAAACGGAATATAAATTCGATTATTGCAGTTATCGAGTAATTCTGGCTTTTGGTTTGCTTGATCTAAGGATATGCGTTGACCATTCGGGTTATTTTGTGAGGCATCATTGATCATTTCAGAGTTCACATCATGATCGGTGAGGATATTCACTTGTTGTTGGATGTGACTTGCAGCAATCTCAAAAGAATTCGTTGTTGGTGTAAATCGACAGTCCCGATCATGGATTTTGCACCAAGATATTAGGGCAACCACCAAGAAAGCCAGCAGTAAAGTCTTCACAAAGCATGACCTTAAAAAGGCGCTCAGTAGGAAAGCTACCGCCGTCACAATTAAAGCCTGTTGACTTAGCTCATGACACTGTTGAATAAATGAAGGCCAATAGCCAATGGTTAGAGCAGCGCCAGAGGCAATTAATAAGATAAGTCCAAAGAGGATGCTTAAGAATCGATTTTTGATTTGTAAATCATTTTTGCCAAGTGCCTCATCTAGCCAACACACAATAGTAATAAAGAGAATAAATAAACCAGCGATTTTTAGTGTGCAGGTGATCCAAATCAGGATAAAAAGAAGGATATGTAAGAAGGTCGAGCAACTAAAGCAGGTATCGTAAGGGTATTCTGGCTCTGTGATGACTTGATCATCCACAACAGTTTCTTTTTGCGGACCTTTACTAAACTCTTGAACTTTGGTGACAGCTTGTTCAACGATGCTTTTCGGTTCTTCTTCTATTACATCTTCTTTAGGATCATGTTCTTGCACAATCCCATAGCCAGTTCCTTTGATGCGACCAAAGCGTTTGGTTGCATCATGCGCAGCAGACTCGACACTACCAACAAATTCCCATTCGTGGAGCCGAAAATCACGAAGAGCCACACGATTGACCTGTGGTTCCTCAGAATTCAGATGAGGAGTTTGTACATCGACAGGGAAGATCAGTGGACTCGTAAAAGGTCTTATCTCATTTGGGCCAATCGTTGTTGGCGGACTTGGGATACGAACGATATTTTTTAAAAATGAATGTTTAAATAAAATATCAAAATAATGAGCATTACCAGGAGTTTCTGATTTGGTTCTAAATTCAGGTTTGAGGACTCCCTCGTAATCACCATCAAAGTCTCCCTTGACCCATACATCGTTTGTACTAGTTGTTTTAGGTTGAAGATCTAATTTAAACCAAGTATTTTCTTGACTATCCCACCAATCAAACATGCCTTGATGGCAATTTAAACAATCGATAGGGGGTCGATCCTGAGAAGTTTGGACTTCGTTGCAAGCATTACAAACAAGGGTGGTATTGGAGTTGAGAGGGTCTAATACAAAATGACTGGTACTCGTTGAGCCACAAGTCTTACATCCAGGCGTAGCAATTTTCGCCTCTTCCAAGCAGTGATGACATTGATATCGAAGACGCTGAGAAGAAGTCATGAAGGGTGATGTCAGGGTAATTGAACTCACCAAAATATAACATATTTAAGATTTTTAGAATCTTTATTACAATCAATATGATTAATGTAAAGTTTTTAAAAAAATTAAATTAAAAGAGACAAATAAAAAAAGATGAAGAACACATCAAGCTCCTTTCCCTCCCAAGAACTATCCACCTTCGCTGCTAATTTACAAGCGCAGCATATTCCGCAAGACGTTTTTCGTAAAGCTGAGGATTTACTGGTGGATTGGGTCGGTTCAACTCTCGCAGGGAAGGGCGCTCGCGCCGTTGAAATCGTCAATCGCTTTACTAAGCAGATGGGACCTACTACGGGCCCCTCAGAAATCCTCATTGATCGCACGCACACCACACCGTATTTTGCCGCGATGGTCAATGCTGCCGCATCCCATGTGGTCGAGCAAGACGATGTGCATAATGCCTCGGTATTTCATCCAGCAACTGTCGTCTTTTCTCCCGCATTAGCTGTAGCGCAATCAATCAAGGCCAGTGGTGAAGAGTTTATGGTTGCATGCATTGCCGGCTATGAAGTTGGTATTCGTGTTGGAGAGTTTTTAGGGCGCTCGCATTACAAAGTCTTTCATACGACAGGAACTGCCGGCACGATTGCAGCTGCGGCAGCGGTCGGTCGTTTATTAAAACTATCCCCTGAGCAGATGTTGCATGCCTTTGGATCTGCAGGAACTCAAGCCGCAGGTTTGTGGGAGTTTTTAAAAGATGCTGCAGACTCCAAGCAATTACATACCGCCCATGCCGCAGGGGCTGGTTTGACAGCAGCCTATTTAGCTAAGGATGGTTTTACAGGAGCTAAAAAGATTTTAGAAGGCTCACAAGGGATGGCCGCTGGGATGTCGAGTGATTCAGATATAACAAAACTCACCGATCGTTTAGGTACTCGGTGGGCATTGGTCGAGACCTCCTTTAAATATCATGCCTCCTGTCGTCACACCCATCCAGCTGCAGATGCTTTATTACAGGTCATGCAGAATCATCACCTCAAGGTGGAAGAGATTGTTGAAGTTAAAACGCTTGTTCATCAGGGTGCAATTGATGTATTAGGGCCAGTGGTTAATCCAACAACAGTCCATCAATCGAAGTTTTCGATGGGGACTGTCTTAGCACTAGCAGCGCAGTATGGATATGCAGGCCTGAATGAATTCGAGCGCTATTTCAATCACCCACAGATCAAAGCATTATGTTCGCGCATCACCATGGAACTAGATCCTGAAGTAGACGCCGCATATCCCGCACGCTGGATTGGTAAAGTTACCGTTAAAACACAAGACGGCAGAATCCTCCATGGTCGAGTGGATGAGCCCAAGGGTGATCCAGGCAATACCTTATCCCGCGCCGAGATAGAAGAGAAGGCGATTCGATTAGCACTTTTTAGTGGTGCTGCCTCAGAAGCAGAAATGAAAACCCTTTTCACACAGCTGTGGAACATGACTAAAATTGATTGCGTGCAGTCAATACTGCCTACCTTCATGAATTAGTCCTAGGGTTGCCAAGGTTTCTTCTTGATTTTTGCTACTTTGACATTGGCAAATTGTCCAAACAGATGAGCCGCCATCATAGCGCTGACCATGAGGATGAGCGCAAACATGAAGTTGCCGATTGCCCAGGAGTAGCTCTCAATCATGAGATTTAAAATACCCGCAGCCACGTTAAAGAGGGCGGTGACTTTTAATGCATAGCTCAGCCAATGTAGATTCATCATTAATTTCCTTATAGAAAAAACCAACGACTTTAAGCGTTGATGAGTATGAGTAAACATATGGCGCTTATTCGAATCATGTGCCTAATAGACAAAAATTGCTATCACGATTTTCATGAATTTTTTATGATGATTTCATCAAAGCAATCTTGAACTTGAATTCCAATTTTTCAAGTCCTTTTTTAATTTGAAAATACTTCTATACTTGAAACATTCAAGAGGAAATAATATGCAAAAAAACGTTTGGATTATGCGAATGATGATGCTTGGAGTGAGTGTTATGTTACTCACGGCTTGTGTCTCTGCTGAAAAATATACCAAGATGATTAATCAATGGGTTGGTGTGGATGAAGACACCTTAATTGCCACTTGGGGTGCGCCAACAAGTAACTACCAAACCGATCAGGCCAAGTATTTGACTTATGAAAAAGTCCAACAAAATTACATTCCACCAACGCCGTCATCGGTGCAAGTGATTCGTCAAGGTGATGCCGTATTTACGCGCCCCATTCCAGGAAGCCCCGGATACTCCTATACCAGCGAATGTCGCACCACCTTTACGATTCAAAACAAGCGCGTCGTCAATGTGAACGCCACCGGCAATTCTTGCGTTTTATAGCCTAGCGAGGTGGGGTAGTAAAATACACAAATGGATCTTATACAACTCAAATACATCGTTCTCCTGAGTGCATTTTCGCTCGCCACAATTTTGGGCTTTGCCATGCAAAGAACCCAGTTTTGTTCCATGGGTGCCATCAGTGATGTCTTTGTTATGAAGTCTTGGAGTCGCGCTCGTCAGTGGTGTGTGGCACTCGCTATTGCCGTTATTGGGACCAGCTTGTTGTACTTGGGAGGGTGGATTGATATTCACCAAACCATTTACACCAATCCCAAATTATTATGGCTATCGCATCTGGTTGGTGGTCTTTTATTTGGGATTGGGATGTCGATTGCCTCTGGATGCGGGGCTAAAAATCTCGTCCGTTTAGGCGCAGGTAGCCTTAAATCCCTGGTGGTGTTACTCGTCATGGGCATCTTTGCGCAAATGACTTTGCGGGGAGTCTTTGGTGTCTTGCGCGTGAATACCGTTGATAGCATTTTCCTTCAATTACCGACCTATCAGGATCTCGGTTCCCTCCTCAGTCAGACATTGCCGTTTTCGATTCCCGTGATATCGCTTATGATCAGTATTGTATTTGCAGGAGTATTACTCGCCTTTGCATTCAAAGATCGACTTTTTCGTGATGAGGGGCAGTGGTGGGTAAGTATCCTTGTTGGAGTGGTAATTGTTGGTTTTTGGTTCATTTCTGGTCATTTAGGATTTGTGCCAGAGGATCCCAATACCCTAGAGCCTCTTTTTGTTGCCACCAATAGTGGACGCATGGAAAGTGCCTCGCTAGTTGCACCCATGGCTTATCTCTTGGATTATTTAACCCTATTCAGTGACACCTCTAAAACCATTAGCTTTGCCATTGTCATTGCGCTTGGCATTATTGCGGGATCGTGTCTAGGTGCAGTGTTACAAGGGCAGTGGCGACTCCAAGGCTTTTCAAATACCGCGGATACCCTCAATCACCTCGTTGGTGGCGCACTCATGGGGATTGGCGGCGTGACCGCTTTGGGATGTACATTTGGACAAGGCTTAAGTGGTATGTCCACCTTAGCCTTATCCTCATTTATAACCGTAGCCGCCATGATACTCGGCGTATTTTTGGGGCTACGGTATTTAGAGCGAACTGCTTAAACGCCTTTTTCTTTAAACCAAGCAACTGCCTTATCCCAGCCATCTGCTGCAGCTGCAGGCACATAACTTGGGCGATAGTCAGCATGGAAGGCATGACCTGCCGCAGAGTAGAGCACAAACTGTGACTGTTGTGCGGCGCGATTGGTTTTTTGTTTCACTAAAGCATCTTGCATCGTGGCAACCGTCGCAACGGAGATACCCGTATCTTTCGCGCCATATAAGCCTAATACAGGAGCTTTTAATTGCGTTGCTAGATCGATCGGGTGATTGGGGAAATTCGCCGATTTATCACCTGTTAAACGACCATACCA contains:
- a CDS encoding OmpA family protein; its protein translation is MTSSQRLRYQCHHCLEEAKIATPGCKTCGSTSTSHFVLDPLNSNTTLVCNACNEVQTSQDRPPIDCLNCHQGMFDWWDSQENTWFKLDLQPKTTSTNDVWVKGDFDGDYEGVLKPEFRTKSETPGNAHYFDILFKHSFLKNIVRIPSPPTTIGPNEIRPFTSPLIFPVDVQTPHLNSEEPQVNRVALRDFRLHEWEFVGSVESAAHDATKRFGRIKGTGYGIVQEHDPKEDVIEEEPKSIVEQAVTKVQEFSKGPQKETVVDDQVITEPEYPYDTCFSCSTFLHILLFILIWITCTLKIAGLFILFITIVCWLDEALGKNDLQIKNRFLSILFGLILLIASGAALTIGYWPSFIQQCHELSQQALIVTAVAFLLSAFLRSCFVKTLLLAFLVVALISWCKIHDRDCRFTPTTNSFEIAASHIQQQVNILTDHDVNSEMINDASQNNPNGQRISLDQANQKPELLDNCNNRIYIPFAFNSSDIDPNTNIKLYRLGMILKQYNPEKIIISGYTSKDLGDETPNGYVNNINLSVERTNAIKTYLVENDFISAEKIETRGFGYSLPILPNDVANSINRRVEVNIQCANFKTQ
- a CDS encoding YeeE/YedE family protein, with protein sequence MDLIQLKYIVLLSAFSLATILGFAMQRTQFCSMGAISDVFVMKSWSRARQWCVALAIAVIGTSLLYLGGWIDIHQTIYTNPKLLWLSHLVGGLLFGIGMSIASGCGAKNLVRLGAGSLKSLVVLLVMGIFAQMTLRGVFGVLRVNTVDSIFLQLPTYQDLGSLLSQTLPFSIPVISLMISIVFAGVLLAFAFKDRLFRDEGQWWVSILVGVVIVGFWFISGHLGFVPEDPNTLEPLFVATNSGRMESASLVAPMAYLLDYLTLFSDTSKTISFAIVIALGIIAGSCLGAVLQGQWRLQGFSNTADTLNHLVGGALMGIGGVTALGCTFGQGLSGMSTLALSSFITVAAMILGVFLGLRYLERTA
- a CDS encoding DUF4407 domain-containing protein translates to MSLVESIDQYRYPDEGELHQSKISKFLWFCAGADLQLLKHCPQSERIKEEGIGGVVLATGVLAFISSSYAFYIVFRDPNISGLITSIMSIAFGFVWALIIFNLDRFIVSSTGHGDGTEKITWEEFTGAIPRLIMALIIGFTLSKPLEIRIMKSELEAIYQQKKDEYIQNRTPIENERYESEHKISQEKFDTVSADRVRFEKERQELQDKAVQERVDANKEASGKNGNGVSGTGPIYKARMANADNLEAQAQKKADDIKAWDEQHKDEVDKFKDEIDGIDKKHAKKLAEINTNGEKLNGLVNQIMWAHEAYPVVSWALTLLLLSIEIAPILYKLMIRNGPYHYLTENQREIVAARYAVERKAITMSGNYGQQAEIEIFHQAEASLKSSIAHLNSEARLSSQALEQFENLVSKDISNSPEKYVQLAPSKKV
- a CDS encoding MmgE/PrpD family protein, translating into MKNTSSSFPSQELSTFAANLQAQHIPQDVFRKAEDLLVDWVGSTLAGKGARAVEIVNRFTKQMGPTTGPSEILIDRTHTTPYFAAMVNAAASHVVEQDDVHNASVFHPATVVFSPALAVAQSIKASGEEFMVACIAGYEVGIRVGEFLGRSHYKVFHTTGTAGTIAAAAAVGRLLKLSPEQMLHAFGSAGTQAAGLWEFLKDAADSKQLHTAHAAGAGLTAAYLAKDGFTGAKKILEGSQGMAAGMSSDSDITKLTDRLGTRWALVETSFKYHASCRHTHPAADALLQVMQNHHLKVEEIVEVKTLVHQGAIDVLGPVVNPTTVHQSKFSMGTVLALAAQYGYAGLNEFERYFNHPQIKALCSRITMELDPEVDAAYPARWIGKVTVKTQDGRILHGRVDEPKGDPGNTLSRAEIEEKAIRLALFSGAASEAEMKTLFTQLWNMTKIDCVQSILPTFMN